The genomic window GTTCGAGCAGTAAGAGTGAGCGATTAAGCATTAAGAGGTCGATTGATGGCTTAGTGCGATAATGGCTAAATCAAGAGTTATCTCTTAAATAGTAAAAGAGCCGAGTATTGACTCGGCTCTTTTATATGGGGACTATTTTTCATCACAGAAGAGCTTAATTCTCTCCTGCTGCTGTGCAATGGCGGCTTGCCTCTCTTCTTCGGTCATAGCCTCCGGCTCCTTGGTTGGATCTTCACTCTGACGAATAAGCTGGTTGTGTGTCGTCAGTACATCCAAATTATGTTTGGCATTTTCACAGATCGACTGAGCTTGTTTAGCATCTTTTTCTTTAATGAGTGCCGCCGATTTCTCGAGTTCACTCACTTCTTGTGGTTGTTCTTTTTTGGTCGGTGCTACATAACCTACTTTGGCCGGTTCAATATCTTCACTATAGAGTTGATTGGCTTTCTGTTGTTCTTGTTCTGGTGGTTGTTGGCTGTAATGCGTGACCCCCTGTTCATCAACCCAAGTGTAAATCACACCTGCAATTACGGGTTGTCCTAACAAGCAGAGCCCAAATATGTAAAATAGCGGCGCCGTTAACCTAGTCATCTTTAACATGGGTATCATCCCTCATTGTCGCTCATCGACATGCTAGTAAAATATGCTATCTTGAAGCTTACTTTCTCTCCAGCTTATAACTTAATAAGTGTATGCAAAATTCTTCGAATCAAACAGTAAAGAATAAAGGTATCTATTTACTGCCCAATCTATTTACCACAGCAGGGTTATTTTCGGGTTTTTATGCTGTGATTGCCTCGATGAATGCCAATTTTGAAGCCGCGGCGATTGCGATATTTGTCGCAATGATCTGCGATGGTCTTGATGGCCGAGTCGCAAGACTCACTAATACGCAAAGTGACTTTGGTGCAGAGTATGACAGTATGGCGGACATGGTGTCCTTTGGCATGGCGCCCGCATTACTTGCCTATAATTGGGCGTTAGCCGACTTAGGTAAAATAGGTTGGCTAGCGTCGTTCATTTATTGCGCTGGTGCCGCCCTAAGGCTCGCCCGTTTTAATACTCAAGTTGGCGTGGCTGATAAGCGCTATTTCCAAGGGCTTGCCAGTCCAGCCGCAGCTGCCGTTATCGCCAGCAGTATTTGGCTAGGAAATCAGTACAGCTTAGATGGCAAAAATATCAGCTGGATAGCGGGTCTTGTGACTGCGGCAATAGGCTTATTGATGGTGAGTAATTTCCGTTATCACTCTTTTAAAGAGATTGATTGGCGCGGTAAGGTGAACTTCATTGCCATCTTACTGGTTGTGGGCGTATTTGTGGTGGTATCGGTTCAACCAGCACTGATCCTGTGTATCGGTTTCTACCTTTATGCAATTTCAGGCCCTGTCATTACGATTAGAACGGTAAGAAAATTAAAGGTCGCCCATGTAGTTGGTGATAATGAACCTAGTGAAACTGACACTGATGTAGAAACTGCCGCTGATATAGAAGTCGAACCCCAAAATAGACATGAAGATAAGCCTTAACGGGATATTTCTCTTTATCATTACCGATATATGCTAGGTACACTTGCCTTGATAGATTGAACATAAGAAAGTAGTCGGATGTCATCTAAATCAGCTAACCACGGGACTGTTGGCTGATATAGCTAAAAGCTTCGACTACTGACTGTTTATGTATATTTGATCTATTAAATTCTCTGCACTCCTAAAATTCCTATGCCAAACTTACCAACCCAAGGGGAGTATCCCTTTTTAGCGCGCATTTCGCTGGTTATTTGTTCACTTGGCGTTAATTGTTAAAAAAGCCCTTGCACAAAAAGTTTCACTGCCTATAATGCGCATCCACTGACACGGCAGGCAGCGTTAAGCAGCTAATGTGACAGTTCATCGATGAGTTTACTGATTGATGAGCGAAAAGAAAGTTTGCAAAAACTCCTTGACGCGAAACGGGAAATGCGTAAAATGCACGACCCTGAGTTGACGAGAAGTCAGCCCTAGCCAACTGGAAGCGTTCGGCGCTCAGTGTGGTACTCAAGTTCTCTTACGAATATTGAGTTGCTCTTTAACAAGATAAAACAAGAAATCTGTGTGGACACTCACAGGTGTTGAGTTAATCGAAACTGCTTAGCCTTAGGGTTGGCAGTCAAAGAATTAAATCAATGATGAAGAGTGTTCATAGCAATATGTACAGTTTGTTGCTGTGAAAGCAGTAACAAAAAAATCAGAATTCATTGAGCCGCTGAAGTCGCAAGACGGAAGCAACAAAACTTTAATTGAAGAGTTTGATCATGGCTCAGATTGAACGCTGGCGGCAGGCCTAACACATGCAAGTCGAGCGGCAGCACAAGGGAGTTTACTCCTGAGGTGGCGAGCGGCGGACGGGTGAGTAATGCCTAGGGATCTGCCCAGTCGAGGGGGATAACAGTTGGAAACGACTGCTAATACCGCATACGCCCTACGGGGGAAAGGAGGGGACCTTCGGGCCTTCCGCGATTGGATGAACCTAGGTGGGATTAGCTAGTTGGTGAGGTAATGGCTCACCAAGGCGACGATCCCTAGCTGTTCTGAGAGGATGATCAGCCACACTGGGACTGAGACACGGCCCAGACTCCTACGGGAGGCAGCAGTGGGGAATATTGCACAATGGGGGAAACCCTGATGCAGCCATGCCGCGTGTGTGAAGAAGGCCTTCGGGTTGTAAAGCACTTTCAGTAGGGAGGAAAGGTTGCAGTTTAATAAACTGTAGCTGTGACGTTACCTACAGAAGAAGGACCGGCTAACTCCGTGCCAGCAGCCGCGGTAATACGGAGGGTCCGAGCGTTAATCGGAATTACTGGGCGTAAAGCGTGCGCAGGCGGTTTGTTAAGCGAGATGTGAAAGCCCTGGGCTCAACCTAGGAATAGCATTTCGAACTGGCGAACTAGAGTCTTGTAGAGGGGGGTAGAATTCCAGGTGTAGCGGTGAAATGCGTAGAGATCTGGAGGAATACCGGTGGCGAAGGCGGCCCCCTGGACAAAGACTGACGCTCATGCACGAAAGCGTGGGGAGCAAACAGGATTAGATACCCTGGTAGTCCACGCCGTAAACGATGTCTACTCGGAGTTTGGTGTCTTGAACACTGGGCTCTCAAGCTAACGCATTAAGTAGACCGCCTGGGGAGTACGGCCGCAAGGTTAAAACTCAAATGAATTGACGGGGGCCCGCACAAGCGGTGGAGCATGTGGTTTAATTCGATGCAACGCGAAGAACCTTACCTACTCTTGACATCCACGGAAGACTGCAGAGATGCGGTTGTGCCTTCGGGAACCGTGAGACAGGTGCTGCATGGCTGTCGTCAGCTCGTGTTGTGAAATGTTGGGTTAAGTCCCGCAACGAGCGCAACCCCTATCCTTATTTGCCAGCACGTAATGGTGGGAACTCTAGGGAGACTGCCGGTGATAAACCGGAGGAAGGTGGGGACGACGTCAAGTCATCATGGCCCTTACGAGTAGGGCTACACACGTGCTACAATGGCGAGTACAGAGGGTTGCAAAGCCGCGAGGTGGAGCTAATCTCACAAAGCTCGTCGTAGTCCGGATTGGAGTCTGCAACTCGACTCCATGAAGTCGGAATCGCTAGTAATCGTGGATCAGAATGCCACGGTGAATACGTTCCCGGGCCTTGTACACACCGCCCGTCACACCATGGGAGTGGGCTGCAAAAGAAGTGGGTAGCTTAACCTTCGGGGGGGCGCTCACCACTTTGTGGTTCATGACTGGGGTGAAGTCGTAACAAGGTAGCCCTAGGGGAACCTGGGGCTGGATCACCTCCTTACCTATACGACTAACTTACGCTTGTTGGGTCGACAACATGGCATCCGTGCCGAGTCGACACAAAAACATCCGTGTTTTTGAGTGTTCACACAGATAACTTGTTCTTGTAGAGCGAGTGGCACGTCTTAACGACGATGCTTGTTCTTTAACAATTTGGAAAGCTGATAGTATTAAACACAATGATGTCTGTCGTTGTGTTGATACGAAAAAAGTTTAATGCGAAAGCATTGAACATTGAGTTCTCAAACACTTTATTAAGTGTCTTGAATATTCAAGTCTAAGGCGCGTCCACTTCTTTGGTCAGAAGTGAGACAAGTAAAACCAAGCTGGTCGCAATGCGACTCAAAAGTCTTGACAGTTTCGACTGTAGCAAGCGCAGCAAGTGGGTTGTTAGGCAAAGCCGTGAGGTGAGCGAGGAATGAGTGTAGCAGCGCTACATGATTGACAAGCGAGACTCATAATGCGGCATAACAATCCAATCGCAAGCGATGAGAGAAAGACCCATTTGGGTTGTATGGTTAAGCGACTAAGCGTATACGGTGGATGCCTTGGCAGTCAGAGGCGATGAAGGACGTAGTAACTTGCGAAAAGCGTTGGCGAGCTAGTAACAAGCATTTGAGCTAACGATGTCCGAATGGGGGAACCCGGCCGCATAAGCGGTCATCATGTGGTGAATACATAGCTACATGAGGCGAACGAGGGGAACTGAAACATCTAAGTACCCTT from Shewanella putrefaciens includes these protein-coding regions:
- a CDS encoding DUF4124 domain-containing protein → MLKMTRLTAPLFYIFGLCLLGQPVIAGVIYTWVDEQGVTHYSQQPPEQEQQKANQLYSEDIEPAKVGYVAPTKKEQPQEVSELEKSAALIKEKDAKQAQSICENAKHNLDVLTTHNQLIRQSEDPTKEPEAMTEEERQAAIAQQQERIKLFCDEK
- the pssA gene encoding CDP-diacylglycerol--serine O-phosphatidyltransferase, yielding MQNSSNQTVKNKGIYLLPNLFTTAGLFSGFYAVIASMNANFEAAAIAIFVAMICDGLDGRVARLTNTQSDFGAEYDSMADMVSFGMAPALLAYNWALADLGKIGWLASFIYCAGAALRLARFNTQVGVADKRYFQGLASPAAAAVIASSIWLGNQYSLDGKNISWIAGLVTAAIGLLMVSNFRYHSFKEIDWRGKVNFIAILLVVGVFVVVSVQPALILCIGFYLYAISGPVITIRTVRKLKVAHVVGDNEPSETDTDVETAADIEVEPQNRHEDKP